The proteins below come from a single Chryseobacterium sp. MA9 genomic window:
- a CDS encoding DCC1-like thiol-disulfide oxidoreductase family protein, translating to MKTLKNHTLIYDNECPMCNLYSKGFTKCGMLDEDGREAFTEISLKNKDLIDFNRAKNEIALVDHSKSEVVYGLDSLLLIIGNSFPLLAKVARIKPLYWFFKKLYSFVSYNRKQIIPSKKDYTEQSCIPDFNLKYRIAYISFVVIFSAYTLSEFSGKLNLNLGENFLREFAVCLGQILWQTIFLKTYVKDKIWDYLGNMMTVSLIGTLLLIPVLMTNFTPVFYMVYFGIVVLIMFLEHIRRCRILKLNFLPTISWILFRITALAIIILTTI from the coding sequence ATGAAAACGCTCAAAAACCACACACTGATCTACGACAATGAATGCCCAATGTGCAATCTGTATTCCAAAGGTTTTACAAAATGCGGAATGTTGGATGAAGATGGAAGAGAAGCATTTACAGAAATATCATTAAAAAATAAAGACCTGATAGATTTCAACCGGGCGAAAAATGAAATTGCACTGGTAGATCACAGTAAAAGTGAAGTTGTATATGGATTAGACAGTTTGCTTCTCATCATTGGAAACTCTTTTCCATTGTTGGCGAAAGTTGCAAGAATAAAACCTTTGTATTGGTTTTTCAAAAAGCTGTATTCCTTCGTTTCTTATAACCGGAAACAAATTATTCCTTCAAAAAAAGACTATACAGAACAATCCTGTATACCGGATTTTAACCTGAAATACAGAATAGCATACATCAGCTTTGTGGTTATTTTTTCAGCATATACTTTAAGTGAATTTTCTGGAAAACTGAACTTGAATTTGGGGGAAAATTTCCTGAGAGAATTTGCAGTTTGTCTCGGCCAGATCCTTTGGCAGACCATCTTTTTAAAAACTTATGTCAAAGACAAGATCTGGGATTATTTAGGAAACATGATGACCGTTTCTTTGATCGGAACTTTGCTTTTAATTCCTGTTTTGATGACCAATTTTACGCCTGTTTTTTATATGGTATACTTCGGAATTGTAGTTTTGATTATGTTTCTGGAACATATAAGAAGATGCAGAATACTAAAACTGAATTTTCTTCCCACCATTTCATGGATATTATTTAGAATAACAGCGCTGGCTATTATCATTCTGACAACCATTTAA
- a CDS encoding YqjF family protein, giving the protein MNFLKAEWRKLAIINYEIDTDVLLPYLPKGTELDFYKGRCYVSLVGFMFLNTKLLGFSIPFHRNFEEVNLRFYVKKQEKGAWKRGVVFIKEIVPKPALSLVANSIYKENYHTMPMKNQIHENGDELLIRYSWKDKSWHSIQIMAESTAKPMEENSEFEFITEHYFGFTKKENTTSEYEVCHPKWDCYTVKDHHLEIDFQKIYGSDFTFLNHQKPVSVMLAEGSEVQVKTKKFIH; this is encoded by the coding sequence ATGAACTTTTTAAAAGCAGAATGGCGAAAGCTGGCCATCATCAATTACGAAATTGATACTGATGTGTTATTACCCTATTTGCCCAAAGGTACAGAACTCGATTTTTACAAAGGCAGATGCTATGTAAGCTTGGTAGGATTTATGTTTTTAAATACAAAACTGTTGGGATTCTCTATTCCTTTTCACCGGAATTTTGAAGAAGTAAACCTAAGGTTTTATGTGAAAAAACAAGAAAAAGGAGCTTGGAAAAGAGGAGTGGTATTTATCAAAGAAATTGTTCCCAAACCTGCATTAAGTCTGGTCGCAAATTCTATATATAAAGAAAATTATCACACCATGCCGATGAAAAATCAGATCCATGAGAATGGAGATGAACTGCTGATCCGGTATTCATGGAAAGATAAAAGCTGGCATTCCATTCAGATTATGGCTGAAAGTACAGCAAAGCCCATGGAAGAAAATTCGGAATTTGAATTTATCACAGAACATTATTTTGGCTTTACAAAAAAAGAGAATACAACCTCCGAATATGAAGTTTGTCATCCAAAATGGGATTGTTATACAGTAAAAGACCACCATTTGGAAATTGATTTTCAAAAAATCTACGGAAGTGATTTTACATTCCTGAATCATCAGAAACCTGTTTCTGTGATGTTAGCAGAAGGTTCAGAAGTTCAGGTCAAAACTAAGAAATTTATTCACTAA
- a CDS encoding fatty acid desaturase produces MNHLEIIRAIEWKDLKKLSLKEILIENNISLPWLFISLFLAYKGYYGLALPFSGFYFLTALRQVHNGFHNSLGTGKRLTWLSLYLNSLTMMASIHAVKFNHLRHHKFCLSEEDYEGKSASMKWYQAILYGPKHMFLIHWITFKKANETYRRNMMLELASMTILIAVVFYFHIYFLMYHILIMVLGEFLMAFFAVWTVHHDTHEHPDIARTQRGFWKNKLSFSMFYHMEHHLFPAVPTIKLPELAERIDKKLPELNKKQTF; encoded by the coding sequence ATGAATCATCTTGAAATTATCAGAGCCATAGAGTGGAAAGACCTAAAAAAACTTTCTCTAAAGGAAATACTGATTGAAAATAACATCAGTCTGCCATGGCTTTTTATTTCTCTGTTTTTAGCGTATAAAGGATATTATGGATTAGCATTGCCGTTCTCAGGTTTTTATTTCCTCACTGCATTGAGACAGGTACATAATGGCTTTCACAATTCATTAGGAACCGGAAAAAGGTTGACATGGTTGTCTTTATATCTTAATAGTCTTACCATGATGGCCTCTATTCACGCCGTAAAATTCAATCACCTGAGACATCATAAATTTTGCCTCTCAGAAGAAGATTATGAAGGTAAATCAGCTTCTATGAAATGGTATCAAGCCATTCTGTATGGGCCCAAACATATGTTTCTGATTCATTGGATCACTTTTAAAAAAGCAAATGAAACCTATCGGAGGAATATGATGTTAGAGCTGGCGTCTATGACCATTCTTATAGCAGTAGTGTTTTATTTTCACATTTATTTCCTGATGTATCACATACTGATAATGGTTTTAGGCGAATTTCTAATGGCATTTTTTGCAGTGTGGACTGTTCATCACGATACCCACGAGCATCCTGATATCGCAAGAACACAGCGCGGATTCTGGAAAAATAAATTGAGTTTCAGTATGTTTTATCATATGGAACACCATCTTTTTCCTGCGGTGCCTACCATAAAGCTTCCAGAGCTTGCAGAAAGAATAGACAAAAAGCTGCCAGAATTAAACAAAAAGCAAACCTTTTAG
- a CDS encoding SRPBCC family protein has translation MSTIYLNTVIKADIHYVFDLARNIDLHQQSTSTSHEKAIAGRASGLIEENETVTWRAKHLGVYQNLTTKTISMQKPVQFIDVMQKGAFKSMKHRHIFKTVNGKTLMTDIFEFESPLGIIGKLFNAVFLTGYLKKFLLKRNEMIKTIAESSTHNGIAIF, from the coding sequence ATGTCAACAATCTATTTAAACACAGTCATCAAAGCAGACATTCACTATGTTTTTGATCTGGCAAGAAATATTGACTTACATCAGCAGTCAACCTCAACATCTCATGAAAAAGCAATTGCAGGACGTGCCTCAGGACTGATTGAAGAAAACGAAACCGTAACCTGGCGGGCAAAACACCTGGGAGTGTATCAAAATCTCACAACAAAAACTATCAGTATGCAAAAACCCGTTCAGTTCATTGATGTGATGCAGAAAGGAGCCTTCAAATCTATGAAACACCGTCATATTTTTAAAACTGTAAACGGGAAAACGCTGATGACAGATATTTTTGAATTTGAATCTCCGCTCGGCATCATTGGAAAATTATTTAATGCTGTTTTTCTTACAGGATATCTCAAAAAATTTCTGCTCAAAAGAAACGAAATGATCAAAACCATCGCAGAATCTTCTACCCATAACGGAATAGCCATTTTTTAA
- a CDS encoding GbsR/MarR family transcriptional regulator, giving the protein MQLSEAKEKYIQTWGTFATNWGINRTMAQVHALLLASGKPLSTDEVMEQLEISRGNANMNLRALIDWGIVKKEFVKGDRKEYFVAEKDVWYLFKQITKERRKREIEPVISFLEELKNIEDKDSEEAQEFIKLMNDFSSVTGKINNIMDLAIKSDDHWLVGKITNLLK; this is encoded by the coding sequence ATGCAACTTTCAGAAGCAAAAGAAAAATACATTCAGACCTGGGGAACCTTTGCTACCAATTGGGGAATCAACCGTACGATGGCACAGGTGCATGCACTGCTTCTGGCAAGTGGGAAACCTCTTTCTACCGATGAGGTAATGGAGCAGCTGGAGATTTCAAGAGGAAATGCCAATATGAATCTTCGTGCTCTGATAGATTGGGGAATCGTGAAAAAAGAATTTGTGAAAGGCGACCGTAAAGAATATTTCGTGGCAGAAAAAGATGTCTGGTATCTATTCAAACAAATTACCAAAGAACGCAGAAAAAGAGAAATTGAACCTGTAATTTCCTTTCTTGAAGAATTAAAAAATATTGAAGATAAAGATTCAGAAGAAGCTCAGGAATTTATCAAGCTGATGAATGACTTCAGTTCTGTCACCGGAAAGATTAATAATATTATGGATCTTGCGATAAAAAGCGATGACCACTGGCTGGTAGGGAAGATTACCAATCTGCTGAAATAA